The DNA region AATCATCGACCCGCCCATCGACGAGCTGCTGTCGAAGGTGGACTCCAAGTACGCCCTCGTGATCTTCGCCTCCAAGCGCGCGCGCCAGATCAACGACTACTACGCCGACCTGCACGACGGCAGCCTGTTCGACAACGTCGGCCCGCTCGTCGACTCCTCCATCGAGGACAAGCCGCTCTCCGTCGCCATGCGCGAGAT from Leifsonia sp. Root1293 includes:
- the rpoZ gene encoding DNA-directed RNA polymerase subunit omega; translation: MADKLTGIIDPPIDELLSKVDSKYALVIFASKRARQINDYYADLHDGSLFDNVGPLVDSSIEDKPLSVAMREINEDKLQLSPIVE